One stretch of Zingiber officinale cultivar Zhangliang chromosome 6B, Zo_v1.1, whole genome shotgun sequence DNA includes these proteins:
- the LOC121992899 gene encoding uncharacterized protein LOC121992899 isoform X1 has translation MLVVYGYKSCCFGTLKCQWLILLVHDDYSTSEGLQLFTSIPTLNNAASYLAQTTTYFTSCFVGSAGDVELDEAQELITLSPTQEYRSSGDDSTSSSTIEEMGASSSQGRNEPLVSSRILQNGSSVFKGLIERARKTVRGSADDIGWLQRAIDMPPVEDGTRRFREIQESIRNNEHKLPNSVVYLLVPGLFSNHGPLYFVSTKTYFSKMGLTCHIAKIHSEASVEKNAREIKQYIEEIFWGSRKRVLLLGHSKGGVDAAAALSLYWSELKDKVAGLALAQSPYGGSPIASDILREGQLGDYVSLRKITETLICKILKGDLQALEDLTYERRREFLRKNPLPQELPLVSFHTEAGIKPGVLATFSPVAHAELPIIMPLADGQPTKLPVVMPLGAAMAACAQLLQVRYGEKSDGLVTRRDAEVPGSVVVRPDEKLDHAWMVYSSSKNEPVETDASKVCEALLTLLVEVAHKRTHDLTNKDE, from the exons ATGCTAGTTGTATATGGCTATAAGTCATGCTGCTTTGGTACATTGAAGTGCCAGTGGCTTATATTACTT GTGCATGATGATTATTCAACATCTGAAGGGCTTCAGTTGTTTACTTCCATTCCAACCCTCAATAATGCAGCTTCATATCTTGCACAAACAACAACATACTTTACAAGTTGCTTTGTTGGTTCTGCTG GTGATGTTGAGCTTGATGAAGCGCAGGAATTGATAACTCTTTCTCCTACACAAGAATACAGGTCATCTGGTGATGACAGCACTTCTTCATCCACAATCGAGGAAATGGGTGCAAGTTCATCTCAGGGAAGAAATGAACCATTGGTGTCAAGCCGCATTTTGCAAAATGGATCTTCAGTGTTCAAAGG CCTTATAGAACGGGCAAGGAAAACTGTTCGTGGTTCAGCAGATGACATAGGATGGCTACAACGAGCTATAGACATGCCTCCAGTTGAAGATGGAACTCGACGTTTTCGGGAGATACAAGAGAGTATAAG GAATAACGAGCACAAGTTGCCAAACTCTGTAGTTTACTTGTTGGTTCCAG GCCTTTTCAGCAACCATGGGCCCCTGTACTTTGTCAGTACAAAAACATACTTCTCGAAGATGGGGCTAACTTGCCACATAGCGAAGATTCACAGCGAG GCTTCTGTTGAAAAAAATGCGAGAGAGATAAAGCAGTACATAGAAGAAATCTTCTGGGGCTCAAGAAAACGTGTGCTGCTTCTCGGGCACAGCAAGGGTGGAGTTGATGCCGCAgctgctttatctttgtactggTCTGAGTTGAAGGATAAGGTTGCTGGACTGGCCTTAGCTCAGAGTCCTTATGGAGGAAGCCCAATTGCTTCTGACATTCTGCGTGAAGGTCAGCTCGGAGACTATGTCAGTCTGCGGAAAATCACGGAAACTTTGATTTGCAAAATCCTCAAG GGTGATTTACAGGCACTAGAAGATCTGACGTACGAGCGCAGGAGAGAGTTTTTAAGAAAAAACCCATTGCCGCAGGAACTTCCTCTCGTTTCCTTCCACACAGAAGCAGGAATCAAGCCTGGCGTCCTCGCTACATTTTCCCCAGTGGCGCATGCTGAGCTTCCTATCATCATGCCGCTCGCCGACGGCCAGCCCACGAAGCTTCCAGTGGTCATGCCGCTCGGAGCTGCCATGGCTGCCTGTGCTCAACTGTTGCAGGTGAGATACGGGGAGAAAAGCGACGGCCTTGTGACGAGAAGAGATGCTGAGGTTCCTGGTTCCGTTGTGGTTCGGCCGGACGAGAAGCTTGACCATGCATGGATGGTGTACTCGTCCTCCAAGAATGAACCTGTCGAAACCGATGCATCTAAAGTCTGCGAAGCCCTTCTAACACTGCTTGTGGAGGTTGCACATAAGAGAACGCATGACCTTACTAACAAAGATGAGTAA
- the LOC121992899 gene encoding uncharacterized protein LOC121992899 isoform X2, whose translation MYQSGIKWVHDDYSTSEGLQLFTSIPTLNNAASYLAQTTTYFTSCFVGSAGDVELDEAQELITLSPTQEYRSSGDDSTSSSTIEEMGASSSQGRNEPLVSSRILQNGSSVFKGLIERARKTVRGSADDIGWLQRAIDMPPVEDGTRRFREIQESIRNNEHKLPNSVVYLLVPGLFSNHGPLYFVSTKTYFSKMGLTCHIAKIHSEASVEKNAREIKQYIEEIFWGSRKRVLLLGHSKGGVDAAAALSLYWSELKDKVAGLALAQSPYGGSPIASDILREGQLGDYVSLRKITETLICKILKGDLQALEDLTYERRREFLRKNPLPQELPLVSFHTEAGIKPGVLATFSPVAHAELPIIMPLADGQPTKLPVVMPLGAAMAACAQLLQVRYGEKSDGLVTRRDAEVPGSVVVRPDEKLDHAWMVYSSSKNEPVETDASKVCEALLTLLVEVAHKRTHDLTNKDE comes from the exons GTGCATGATGATTATTCAACATCTGAAGGGCTTCAGTTGTTTACTTCCATTCCAACCCTCAATAATGCAGCTTCATATCTTGCACAAACAACAACATACTTTACAAGTTGCTTTGTTGGTTCTGCTG GTGATGTTGAGCTTGATGAAGCGCAGGAATTGATAACTCTTTCTCCTACACAAGAATACAGGTCATCTGGTGATGACAGCACTTCTTCATCCACAATCGAGGAAATGGGTGCAAGTTCATCTCAGGGAAGAAATGAACCATTGGTGTCAAGCCGCATTTTGCAAAATGGATCTTCAGTGTTCAAAGG CCTTATAGAACGGGCAAGGAAAACTGTTCGTGGTTCAGCAGATGACATAGGATGGCTACAACGAGCTATAGACATGCCTCCAGTTGAAGATGGAACTCGACGTTTTCGGGAGATACAAGAGAGTATAAG GAATAACGAGCACAAGTTGCCAAACTCTGTAGTTTACTTGTTGGTTCCAG GCCTTTTCAGCAACCATGGGCCCCTGTACTTTGTCAGTACAAAAACATACTTCTCGAAGATGGGGCTAACTTGCCACATAGCGAAGATTCACAGCGAG GCTTCTGTTGAAAAAAATGCGAGAGAGATAAAGCAGTACATAGAAGAAATCTTCTGGGGCTCAAGAAAACGTGTGCTGCTTCTCGGGCACAGCAAGGGTGGAGTTGATGCCGCAgctgctttatctttgtactggTCTGAGTTGAAGGATAAGGTTGCTGGACTGGCCTTAGCTCAGAGTCCTTATGGAGGAAGCCCAATTGCTTCTGACATTCTGCGTGAAGGTCAGCTCGGAGACTATGTCAGTCTGCGGAAAATCACGGAAACTTTGATTTGCAAAATCCTCAAG GGTGATTTACAGGCACTAGAAGATCTGACGTACGAGCGCAGGAGAGAGTTTTTAAGAAAAAACCCATTGCCGCAGGAACTTCCTCTCGTTTCCTTCCACACAGAAGCAGGAATCAAGCCTGGCGTCCTCGCTACATTTTCCCCAGTGGCGCATGCTGAGCTTCCTATCATCATGCCGCTCGCCGACGGCCAGCCCACGAAGCTTCCAGTGGTCATGCCGCTCGGAGCTGCCATGGCTGCCTGTGCTCAACTGTTGCAGGTGAGATACGGGGAGAAAAGCGACGGCCTTGTGACGAGAAGAGATGCTGAGGTTCCTGGTTCCGTTGTGGTTCGGCCGGACGAGAAGCTTGACCATGCATGGATGGTGTACTCGTCCTCCAAGAATGAACCTGTCGAAACCGATGCATCTAAAGTCTGCGAAGCCCTTCTAACACTGCTTGTGGAGGTTGCACATAAGAGAACGCATGACCTTACTAACAAAGATGAGTAA
- the LOC121992899 gene encoding uncharacterized protein LOC121992899 isoform X4: MEGSSYGGRESTSTLMVHDDYSTSEGLQLFTSIPTLNNAASYLAQTTTYFTSCFVGSAGDVELDEAQELITLSPTQEYRSSGDDSTSSSTIEEMGASSSQGRNEPLVSSRILQNGSSVFKGLIERARKTVRGSADDIGWLQRAIDMPPVEDGTRRFREIQESIRNNEHKLPNSVVYLLVPGLFSNHGPLYFVSTKTYFSKMGLTCHIAKIHSEASVEKNAREIKQYIEEIFWGSRKRVLLLGHSKGGVDAAAALSLYWSELKDKVAGLALAQSPYGGSPIASDILREGQLGDYVSLRKITETLICKILKGDLQALEDLTYERRREFLRKNPLPQELPLVSFHTEAGIKPGVLATFSPVAHAELPIIMPLADGQPTKLPVVMPLGAAMAACAQLLQVRYGEKSDGLVTRRDAEVPGSVVVRPDEKLDHAWMVYSSSKNEPVETDASKVCEALLTLLVEVAHKRTHDLTNKDE, encoded by the exons GTGCATGATGATTATTCAACATCTGAAGGGCTTCAGTTGTTTACTTCCATTCCAACCCTCAATAATGCAGCTTCATATCTTGCACAAACAACAACATACTTTACAAGTTGCTTTGTTGGTTCTGCTG GTGATGTTGAGCTTGATGAAGCGCAGGAATTGATAACTCTTTCTCCTACACAAGAATACAGGTCATCTGGTGATGACAGCACTTCTTCATCCACAATCGAGGAAATGGGTGCAAGTTCATCTCAGGGAAGAAATGAACCATTGGTGTCAAGCCGCATTTTGCAAAATGGATCTTCAGTGTTCAAAGG CCTTATAGAACGGGCAAGGAAAACTGTTCGTGGTTCAGCAGATGACATAGGATGGCTACAACGAGCTATAGACATGCCTCCAGTTGAAGATGGAACTCGACGTTTTCGGGAGATACAAGAGAGTATAAG GAATAACGAGCACAAGTTGCCAAACTCTGTAGTTTACTTGTTGGTTCCAG GCCTTTTCAGCAACCATGGGCCCCTGTACTTTGTCAGTACAAAAACATACTTCTCGAAGATGGGGCTAACTTGCCACATAGCGAAGATTCACAGCGAG GCTTCTGTTGAAAAAAATGCGAGAGAGATAAAGCAGTACATAGAAGAAATCTTCTGGGGCTCAAGAAAACGTGTGCTGCTTCTCGGGCACAGCAAGGGTGGAGTTGATGCCGCAgctgctttatctttgtactggTCTGAGTTGAAGGATAAGGTTGCTGGACTGGCCTTAGCTCAGAGTCCTTATGGAGGAAGCCCAATTGCTTCTGACATTCTGCGTGAAGGTCAGCTCGGAGACTATGTCAGTCTGCGGAAAATCACGGAAACTTTGATTTGCAAAATCCTCAAG GGTGATTTACAGGCACTAGAAGATCTGACGTACGAGCGCAGGAGAGAGTTTTTAAGAAAAAACCCATTGCCGCAGGAACTTCCTCTCGTTTCCTTCCACACAGAAGCAGGAATCAAGCCTGGCGTCCTCGCTACATTTTCCCCAGTGGCGCATGCTGAGCTTCCTATCATCATGCCGCTCGCCGACGGCCAGCCCACGAAGCTTCCAGTGGTCATGCCGCTCGGAGCTGCCATGGCTGCCTGTGCTCAACTGTTGCAGGTGAGATACGGGGAGAAAAGCGACGGCCTTGTGACGAGAAGAGATGCTGAGGTTCCTGGTTCCGTTGTGGTTCGGCCGGACGAGAAGCTTGACCATGCATGGATGGTGTACTCGTCCTCCAAGAATGAACCTGTCGAAACCGATGCATCTAAAGTCTGCGAAGCCCTTCTAACACTGCTTGTGGAGGTTGCACATAAGAGAACGCATGACCTTACTAACAAAGATGAGTAA
- the LOC121992899 gene encoding uncharacterized protein LOC121992899 isoform X3 produces the protein MGASSSQGRNEPLVSSRILQNGSSVFKGLIERARKTVRGSADDIGWLQRAIDMPPVEDGTRRFREIQESIRNNEHKLPNSVVYLLVPGLFSNHGPLYFVSTKTYFSKMGLTCHIAKIHSEASVEKNAREIKQYIEEIFWGSRKRVLLLGHSKGGVDAAAALSLYWSELKDKVAGLALAQSPYGGSPIASDILREGQLGDYVSLRKITETLICKILKGDLQALEDLTYERRREFLRKNPLPQELPLVSFHTEAGIKPGVLATFSPVAHAELPIIMPLADGQPTKLPVVMPLGAAMAACAQLLQVRYGEKSDGLVTRRDAEVPGSVVVRPDEKLDHAWMVYSSSKNEPVETDASKVCEALLTLLVEVAHKRTHDLTNKDE, from the exons ATGGGTGCAAGTTCATCTCAGGGAAGAAATGAACCATTGGTGTCAAGCCGCATTTTGCAAAATGGATCTTCAGTGTTCAAAGG CCTTATAGAACGGGCAAGGAAAACTGTTCGTGGTTCAGCAGATGACATAGGATGGCTACAACGAGCTATAGACATGCCTCCAGTTGAAGATGGAACTCGACGTTTTCGGGAGATACAAGAGAGTATAAG GAATAACGAGCACAAGTTGCCAAACTCTGTAGTTTACTTGTTGGTTCCAG GCCTTTTCAGCAACCATGGGCCCCTGTACTTTGTCAGTACAAAAACATACTTCTCGAAGATGGGGCTAACTTGCCACATAGCGAAGATTCACAGCGAG GCTTCTGTTGAAAAAAATGCGAGAGAGATAAAGCAGTACATAGAAGAAATCTTCTGGGGCTCAAGAAAACGTGTGCTGCTTCTCGGGCACAGCAAGGGTGGAGTTGATGCCGCAgctgctttatctttgtactggTCTGAGTTGAAGGATAAGGTTGCTGGACTGGCCTTAGCTCAGAGTCCTTATGGAGGAAGCCCAATTGCTTCTGACATTCTGCGTGAAGGTCAGCTCGGAGACTATGTCAGTCTGCGGAAAATCACGGAAACTTTGATTTGCAAAATCCTCAAG GGTGATTTACAGGCACTAGAAGATCTGACGTACGAGCGCAGGAGAGAGTTTTTAAGAAAAAACCCATTGCCGCAGGAACTTCCTCTCGTTTCCTTCCACACAGAAGCAGGAATCAAGCCTGGCGTCCTCGCTACATTTTCCCCAGTGGCGCATGCTGAGCTTCCTATCATCATGCCGCTCGCCGACGGCCAGCCCACGAAGCTTCCAGTGGTCATGCCGCTCGGAGCTGCCATGGCTGCCTGTGCTCAACTGTTGCAGGTGAGATACGGGGAGAAAAGCGACGGCCTTGTGACGAGAAGAGATGCTGAGGTTCCTGGTTCCGTTGTGGTTCGGCCGGACGAGAAGCTTGACCATGCATGGATGGTGTACTCGTCCTCCAAGAATGAACCTGTCGAAACCGATGCATCTAAAGTCTGCGAAGCCCTTCTAACACTGCTTGTGGAGGTTGCACATAAGAGAACGCATGACCTTACTAACAAAGATGAGTAA